A genomic stretch from Coffea arabica cultivar ET-39 chromosome 10c, Coffea Arabica ET-39 HiFi, whole genome shotgun sequence includes:
- the LOC113713700 gene encoding uncharacterized protein isoform X3, which yields MYATPNATISTLLPYDGGLPPPAAANPYPGTNAAYPGAPSPSINAPPNPPPANPHPPTSAAPSPFPGFPPNSGPNPNPSPAYSSPQSSTYPPAPTTSAPYAPPPQSSGYPPAPTPSAPYAPPQSSGYPPAPTPPAPYTPPQSSSYPSAPTQPAPYTPPQSSSYPPAPQSSGYPPAPSPQSSTYPPQPAPATPYTQSTAGLPQPCPPTGYPPHPPPGAPSGYPSVIPPSGTFPPPPSSQYYPQTNSSPPGTYPPPPAPAGGFYPPRPY from the exons ATGTATGCAACACCAAACGCTACGATTTCCACTCTCTTGCCATACGATGGCGGCTTACCTCCTCCAGCAGCAGCTAATCCTTACCCAGGCACCAATGCCGCCTATCCAGGAGCACCATCTCCAAGCATAAATGCCCCTCCAAATCCACCTCCTGCAAATCCTCATCCTCCTACTTCAGCAGCTCCGTCCCCTTTCCCTGGATTCCCTCCAAATTCAGGTCCAAATCCAAATCCGTCACCAGCTTATTCTTCCCCTCAGTCATCTACCTATCCTCCAGCGCCAACAACTTCGGCCCCTTACGCCCCACCTCCTCAATCATCAGGCTATCCTCCAGCGCCAACACCTTCGGCCCCTTACGCCCCGCCTCAATCATCTGGCTATCCTCCAGCGCCAACACCACCGGCTCCTTATACTCCACCCCAATCATCAAGCTATCCTTCAGCCCCAACACAGCCAGCTCCTTATACTCCACCTCAATCATCAAGCTATCCTCCGGCGCCCCAATCATCTGGCTATCCTCCAGCACCATCACCTCAATCTTCTACTTATCCTCCGCAGCCAGCTCCAGCAACACCTTACACTCAGTCAACTGCTGGGCTTCCCCAGCCCTGTCCACCAACAGGTTATCCTCCGCATCCTCCTCCTGGTGCCCCAAGTGGTTATCCCTCAG TAATTCCTCCATCAGGAACCTTTCCTCCGCCTCCATCTTCACAGTACTATCCCCAGACTAATTCTTCACCGCCAGGAACATATCCACCACCTCCAGCTCCAGCTGGTGGATTTTACCCCCCGCGACCGTATTAG
- the LOC113713496 gene encoding mannose-P-dolichol utilization defect 1 protein homolog 2-like, translating into MIEPKFLGLDFGCALSSLSNGQIPKKDCLLPLISKVLGYCIVAASTTVKLPQILKILKHQSIRGLSIVAFELEVIGYTIALAYCLHKGLPFSAYGELAFLLVQAIILVAIIYYFSQPLGTKTWIRALLYCAIAPTILAGRVDPILFEALYASQHAIFFFARVPQIVENFKNGSTGELSFLTSLMNFAGSMVRVFTSLQEKAPTSVVLGSAIGVVTNGTILSQIIIYQKPQPKKEKKTD; encoded by the exons ATGATTGAACCGAAGTTTCTTGGGTTGGACTTCGGCTGTGCATTGAGTTCCCTCAGCAATGGTCAAATCCCAAAAAAGGACTGTTTGCTTCCGCTGATATCCAAGGTTCTGGGCTACTGCATCGTAGCCGCCTCCACCACTGTCAAACTCCCTCAG ATACTCAAAATATTGAAACATCAAAGCATTAGAGGCCTAAGCATTGTCGCctttgaacttgaagtaattggaTATACAATTGCCTTGGCATACTGTCTTCATAAAGGGCTTCCATTTTCAGCCTATGGAGAGTTGGCATTTCTTTTAGTACAAG CTATAATATTGGTTGCCATCATCTATTACTTCTCTCAACCTCTAGGAACCAAGACATGGATCAGGGCATTACT ATATTGTGCTATAGCACCAACTATTTTAGCTGGTCGGGTTGATCCCATTCTCTTCGAGGCATTATAT GCATCCCAGCATGCAATTTTCTTCTTTGCCAGGGTCCCACAGATAGTTGAGAATTTTAAG AACGGCAGTACTGGTGAACTTAGCTTTTTGACTTCTTTGATGAATTTCGCAGGTTCCATGG TTAGGGTTTTTACCAGCCTCCAGGAGAAAGCTCCAACAAGTG TTGTTCTGGGTTCTGCTATCGGTGTGGTGACAAATGGTACCATCCTGAGTCAGATAATAATATATCAGAAGCCAcagccgaagaaagagaagaaaacggATTAG
- the LOC113713700 gene encoding uncharacterized protein isoform X1 produces the protein MVGAPLPFHGNQAQPYGNVNENPDSAAKHTPPAQMYATPNATISTLLPYDGGLPPPAAANPYPGTNAAYPGAPSPSINAPPNPPPANPHPPTSAAPSPFPGFPPNSGPNPNPSPAYSSPQSSTYPPAPTTSAPYAPPPQSSGYPPAPTPSAPYAPPQSSGYPPAPTPPAPYTPPQSSSYPSAPTQPAPYTPPQSSSYPPAPQSSGYPPAPSPQSSTYPPQPAPATPYTQSTAGLPQPCPPTGYPPHPPPGAPSGYPSVIPPSGTFPPPPSSQYYPQTNSSPPGTYPPPPAPAGGFYPPRPY, from the exons ATGGTGGGAGCACCCCTCCCTTTCCATGGAAATCAAGCCCAGCCCTATG GTAATGTGAACGAGAATCCAGATTCTGCAGCAAAGCATACACCACCAGCGCAAATGTATGCAACACCAAACGCTACGATTTCCACTCTCTTGCCATACGATGGCGGCTTACCTCCTCCAGCAGCAGCTAATCCTTACCCAGGCACCAATGCCGCCTATCCAGGAGCACCATCTCCAAGCATAAATGCCCCTCCAAATCCACCTCCTGCAAATCCTCATCCTCCTACTTCAGCAGCTCCGTCCCCTTTCCCTGGATTCCCTCCAAATTCAGGTCCAAATCCAAATCCGTCACCAGCTTATTCTTCCCCTCAGTCATCTACCTATCCTCCAGCGCCAACAACTTCGGCCCCTTACGCCCCACCTCCTCAATCATCAGGCTATCCTCCAGCGCCAACACCTTCGGCCCCTTACGCCCCGCCTCAATCATCTGGCTATCCTCCAGCGCCAACACCACCGGCTCCTTATACTCCACCCCAATCATCAAGCTATCCTTCAGCCCCAACACAGCCAGCTCCTTATACTCCACCTCAATCATCAAGCTATCCTCCGGCGCCCCAATCATCTGGCTATCCTCCAGCACCATCACCTCAATCTTCTACTTATCCTCCGCAGCCAGCTCCAGCAACACCTTACACTCAGTCAACTGCTGGGCTTCCCCAGCCCTGTCCACCAACAGGTTATCCTCCGCATCCTCCTCCTGGTGCCCCAAGTGGTTATCCCTCAG TAATTCCTCCATCAGGAACCTTTCCTCCGCCTCCATCTTCACAGTACTATCCCCAGACTAATTCTTCACCGCCAGGAACATATCCACCACCTCCAGCTCCAGCTGGTGGATTTTACCCCCCGCGACCGTATTAG
- the LOC113713495 gene encoding F-box protein At1g47056-like, translating to MGQSASSIAGAQALHHHHRPSKPRSTAAVISTGMKIHNYIENDPDADPADVFTGEGLADYISNLPDECLAYIFQSLSSGDRKRCSLVCRRWLLVEGQSRHRLSLNAQAELLTFVPSIFTRFDAVTKLALKCDRRSASIGDDALVLISLKCRKLTRLKLRACRELSDAGIAEFTKNCKNLKKLSCGSCHFGAKGMNAVLNNCAGLEELSVKRLRGITDGAAAEPIGPGVAAASLKVICLKELYNGQCFGPMIIGAKNLRTLKLFRCSGDWDKLLEVIADRVDGLVEVHLERLQVSDVGLMAISNCLNLEILHLVKTPECTNEGLKTVAEHCKLLRKLHIDGWKTNRISDDGLIAVAKNCPNVQELVLIGVNPTRMSLEKLATGCLNLERLALCGSETVGDAELSCIAQKCIALKKLCIKSCPVSDHGMEALAGGCPNLVKVKVKKCRAVTSEGADWLRASRGSLAVNLDATEPENMDASASDSGAQEGGGAENHQVGGQGGRANIASSSTGRSTSFKARLGLLTGRRLVSCTFRRWSSFGGSSRNT from the coding sequence ATGGGCCAGTCAGCTTCTTCCATCGCCGGAGCTCAAGCCCTTCATCATCACCATCGGCCCAGCAAGCCCAGATCCACGGCTGCCGTGATCTCGACCGGCATGAAAATTCACAATTACATCGAAAATGACCCCGACGCGGACCCTGCTGACGTCTTCACCGGTGAAGGACTCGCCGATTATATTTCTAACCTCCCCGACGAGTGCCTGGCTTACATTTTCCAGTCCTTGAGCTCCGGCGACCGGAAACGCTGCTCATTAGTGTGCCGCCGGTGGTTGTTAGTTGAGGGACAGAGCCGTCACCGGTTGTCGCTAAACGCCCAAGCGGAGCTGTTAACGTTTGTACCCTCGATCTTCACGCGCTTCGATGCGGTGACGAAGCTCGCCCTCAAATGCGACCGCAGATCTGCTAGTATTGGTGATGACGCGCTGGTTTTGATCTCTCTCAAATGCAGGAAGCTCACGCGCTTGAAGCTACGGGCTTGCCGGGAACTCTCAGATGCCGGAATCGCCGAATTCACAAAAAATTGtaagaatttgaagaaactttcctgTGGGTCTTGTCATTTTGGTGCTAAAGGAATGAATGCTGTTTTAAATAATTGCGCTGGTCTCGAAGAATTGTCAGTAAAACGCCTACGTGGCATCACCGACGGGGCTGCCGCCGAGCCGATTGGTCCCGGGGTGGCCGCGGCCTCACTAAAGGTTATTTGTTTAAAAGAACTCTATAATGGGCAGTGTTTTGGGCCGATGATTATTGGGGCGAAGAATTTGAGGACCCTTAAACTGTTTAGATGCTCAGGTGATTGGGATAAGCTGCTGGAGGTTATAGCCGATCGAGTAGATGGGTTAGTCGAGGTGCATCTTGAGAGGCTTCAAGTGAGTGATGTGGGGTTGATGGCGATCTCAAATTGTTTGAATCTTGAAATATTGCATTTGGTTAAAACTCCCGAGTGTACTAATGAGGGTTTAAAGACTGTAGCTGAGCATTGTAAGCTTTTAAGGAAACTTCACATTGATGGATGGAAAACAAATAGGATAAGCGATGATGGATTGATTGCTGTGGCAAAGAACTGTCCAAATGTGCAAGAGTTGGTGCTGATTGGTGTCAATCCTACTCGAATGAGTTTAGAGAAATTGGCTACTGGTTGTCTGAATTTGGAGAGATTAGCCTTGTGTGGGAGTGAGACTGTTGGTGATGCTGAGCTTTCGTGCATTGCCCAGAAATGTATTGCGTTGAAGAAGCTTTGTATAAAGAGTTGTCCTGTGTCAGATCACGGTATGGAAGCGTTAGCAGGTGGATGTCCCAATTTGGTTAAGGTTAAGGTTAAGAAGTGTAGGGCTGTCACTTCTGAAGGTGCAGATTGGTTGAGGGCCAGTAGGGGATCACTAGCAGTTAATTTGGATGCCACTGAACCAGAAAACATGGATGCAAGTGCTAGTGATAGTGGGGCTCAGGAAGGTGGTGGTGCTGAGAATCATCAGGTGGGTGGCCAAGGTGGTCGAGCTAATATTGCTTCAAGCAGCACTGGGAGGTCAACATCTTTTAAGGCGAGATTGGGACTATTGACAGGGAGGAGATTAGTATCTTGCACTTTCAGAAGGTGGTCGAGCTTTGGTGGTAGTTCGCGAAATACTTAG
- the LOC113713441 gene encoding protein DCL homolog, chloroplastic-like isoform X1 has protein sequence MAAPLLRGLPLLRHRLHLHRRRLTLGSLSLRPWFTSVESIPPDDKTGPSTTTQTTTIPGLSARDSVANPRRSWDDPDYRKWKDKEAEILEDIEPVISLAKEIIHSNRYMDGERLTAEDEKTVIERLLAYHPHSEDKIGCGLDSIMVDRHPQFRHSRCLFVVRTDGGWIDFSYQKCLRAYIRDKYPSHAERFIKGHFKRSSS, from the exons ATGGCTGCACCACTGCTGAGGGGCCTGCCACTCCTCCGTCACCGCCTCCACCTCCACCGCCGCCGCCTAACACTTGGCTCGCTCTCTCTCCGCCCGTGGTTCACTTCTGTGGAATCCATCCCTCCTGACGACAAAACTGGTCCTTCCACGACCACCCAGACCACTACCATTCCAGGACTGAGCGCCAGAGACTCAGTAGCAAACCCCAGAAGATCTTGGGACGACCCAGATTACCGAAAATGGAAAGACAAGGAAGCTGAAATACTCGAAGATATCGAGCCCGTAATTTCTTTAGCCAAAGAAATCATCCATTCTAACAG GTACATGGATGGTGAACGGCTAACTGCAGAAGATGAGAAAACTGTGATCGAGAGACTTCTTGCTTATCACCCTCATTCTGAAGATAAAATTGGATGTGGACTTGATTCAATCATG GTGGATCGGCATCCCCAATTTAGACACTCAAGGTGCCTCTTTGTCGTGAGAACTGATGGTGGATGGATTGACTTCTCCTACCAGAAGTGTCTTCGGGCTTATATTCGAGATAAGTACCCTTCTCACGCTGAAAGATTTATAAAAGGACATTTTAAGCGTAGCAGCAGTTAG
- the LOC113713441 gene encoding uncharacterized protein isoform X2 yields the protein MAAPLLRGLPLLRHRLHLHRRRLTLGSLSLRPWFTSVESIPPDDKTGPSTTTQTTTIPGLSARDSVANPRRSWDDPDYRKWKDKEAEILEDIEPVISLAKEIIHSNRYMDGERLTAEDEKTVIERLLAYHPHSEDKIGCGLDSIMALSCGFCTQEATSLRVSCALDSKYEFALCISKYGFFQCLFVTSLITSE from the exons ATGGCTGCACCACTGCTGAGGGGCCTGCCACTCCTCCGTCACCGCCTCCACCTCCACCGCCGCCGCCTAACACTTGGCTCGCTCTCTCTCCGCCCGTGGTTCACTTCTGTGGAATCCATCCCTCCTGACGACAAAACTGGTCCTTCCACGACCACCCAGACCACTACCATTCCAGGACTGAGCGCCAGAGACTCAGTAGCAAACCCCAGAAGATCTTGGGACGACCCAGATTACCGAAAATGGAAAGACAAGGAAGCTGAAATACTCGAAGATATCGAGCCCGTAATTTCTTTAGCCAAAGAAATCATCCATTCTAACAG GTACATGGATGGTGAACGGCTAACTGCAGAAGATGAGAAAACTGTGATCGAGAGACTTCTTGCTTATCACCCTCATTCTGAAGATAAAATTGGATGTGGACTTGATTCAATCATG GCTCTTTCTTGTGGATTCTGTACACAGGAAGCAACATCTTTAAGAGTTTCATGTGCACTGGACAGCAAGTACGAATTTGCCTTGTGTATCTCTAAGTATGGATTTTTCCAGTGCTTATTTGTAACCAGTTTAATTACATCTGAATAA
- the LOC113713563 gene encoding cyclin-D3-1, giving the protein MNENLNLTITTALLQKKMAHQHQNEKQKFPFLLDALYCEEEHWEGLDKEDCFISNEEESRIDGKPPLLMEQDLFWGEEELCSLFNKEQENDLYNSLKTNPSLAGARTDAVEWMLKVTAFYSFSAPTAVLAVNYLDRFLFSFQSHNEKKLWMTQLAAVACLSLAAKVEETQVPLLLDFQVEESKYVFEAKTIQRMEILVLSTLEWKMNPVTPLSFLDFVTRRLGLKNHIYWEFLKRCEFLLLFIISDCRFMSYLPSVMATATMLHVIVSVEPCLGVEYQDQLLGILGINKDKVEECYRLISEVASAYHFHSSNKRKFRSFPGSPKGVMDLSFSSESSSNDSWSVAGASVSSSPEPLTKKSRAQAGQKEDQQQQHAQEQELDHATASDSTPG; this is encoded by the exons ATGAATGAAAATCTGAATCTGACCATTACCACAGCGCTTCTCCAAAAGAAGATGGCTCATCAGCATCAAAATGAAAAACAGAAGTTTCCATTTTTATTAGATGCTTTGTACTGTGAAGAAGAGCACTGGGAAGGACTCGATAAAGAGGACTGTTTCATCAGTAATGAAGAAGAGAGCCGTATTGACGGTAAACCTCCATTGTTAATGGAGCAAGACTTGTTCTGGGGAGAGGAAGAGTTATGCTCTTTGTTCAACAAAGAACAAGAAAATGACTTGTACAATAGTCTCAAGACAAATCCGTCTCTGGCTGGGGCTAGAACCGACGCAGTTGAATGGATGCTAAAGGTCACTGCTTTTTACTCTTTCTCTGCTCCTACTGCAGTTCTTGCAGTCAACTATTTGGATCGGTTTCTCTTCAGCTTCCAATCCCACAATGAGAAGAAGCTTTGGATGACTCAACTTGCTGCTGTGGCTTGTCTTTCTCTTGCTGCCAAAGTTGAGGAGACTCAAGTGCCCCTCCTTTTGGATTTCCAA GTGGAAGAATCTAAATATGTATTTGAGGCAAAGACAATACAGAGAATGGAGATCCTGGTTCTGTCCACTCTTGAGTGGAAAATGAACCCTGTGACCCCACtttcatttcttgattttgtgaCAAGAAGACTAGGATTAAAGAACCACATTTATTGGGAATTCCTTAAAAGATGCGAGTTCCTTCTTCTCTTTATCATTTCCG ATTGCAGATTTATGTCCTATCTTCCTTCTGTGATGGCCACTGCCACAATGCTGCATGTTATCGTCAGCGTAGAGCCCTGTCTTGGAGTAGAATACCAAGACCAACTCTTGGGCATTCTTGGCATCAACAAG GACAAAGTGGAGGAATGCTATCGGCTAATTTCAGAGGTGGCATCAGCCTATCATTTCCATTCATCCAACAAACGCAAGTTTAGATCATTTCCTGGCAGCCCAAAAGGTGTTATGGACTTGTCATTCAGCTCTGAGAGCTCATCCAATGATTCTTGGTCAGTAGCAGgagcatcagtttcttcatcaccgGAGCCTTTGACTAAGAAGAGTAGGGCTCAGGCTGGTCAAAAGGAGGACCAGCAACAACAGCATGCACAAGAACAAGAACTTGACCATGCAACCGCATCAGATAGCACCCCCGGATAG
- the LOC113713700 gene encoding uncharacterized protein isoform X2 — MVGAPLPFHGNQAQPYGNVNENPDSAAKHTPPAQMYATPNATISTLLPYDGGLPPPAAANPYPGTNAAYPGAPSPSINAPPNPPPANPHPPTSAAPSPFPGFPPNSGPNPNPSPAYSSPQSSTYPPAPTTSAPYAPPPQSSGYPPAPTPSAPYAPPQSSGYPPAPTPPAPYTPPQSSSYPSAPTQPAPYTPPQSSSYPPAPQSSGYPPAPSPQSSTYPPQPAPATPYTQSTAGLPQPCPPTGYPPHPPPGAPSGYPSGTFPPPPSSQYYPQTNSSPPGTYPPPPAPAGGFYPPRPY; from the exons ATGGTGGGAGCACCCCTCCCTTTCCATGGAAATCAAGCCCAGCCCTATG GTAATGTGAACGAGAATCCAGATTCTGCAGCAAAGCATACACCACCAGCGCAAATGTATGCAACACCAAACGCTACGATTTCCACTCTCTTGCCATACGATGGCGGCTTACCTCCTCCAGCAGCAGCTAATCCTTACCCAGGCACCAATGCCGCCTATCCAGGAGCACCATCTCCAAGCATAAATGCCCCTCCAAATCCACCTCCTGCAAATCCTCATCCTCCTACTTCAGCAGCTCCGTCCCCTTTCCCTGGATTCCCTCCAAATTCAGGTCCAAATCCAAATCCGTCACCAGCTTATTCTTCCCCTCAGTCATCTACCTATCCTCCAGCGCCAACAACTTCGGCCCCTTACGCCCCACCTCCTCAATCATCAGGCTATCCTCCAGCGCCAACACCTTCGGCCCCTTACGCCCCGCCTCAATCATCTGGCTATCCTCCAGCGCCAACACCACCGGCTCCTTATACTCCACCCCAATCATCAAGCTATCCTTCAGCCCCAACACAGCCAGCTCCTTATACTCCACCTCAATCATCAAGCTATCCTCCGGCGCCCCAATCATCTGGCTATCCTCCAGCACCATCACCTCAATCTTCTACTTATCCTCCGCAGCCAGCTCCAGCAACACCTTACACTCAGTCAACTGCTGGGCTTCCCCAGCCCTGTCCACCAACAGGTTATCCTCCGCATCCTCCTCCTGGTGCCCCAAGTGGTTATCCCTCAG GAACCTTTCCTCCGCCTCCATCTTCACAGTACTATCCCCAGACTAATTCTTCACCGCCAGGAACATATCCACCACCTCCAGCTCCAGCTGGTGGATTTTACCCCCCGCGACCGTATTAG